The proteins below are encoded in one region of Micromonospora pisi:
- a CDS encoding pectate lyase family protein: MNLHQGTRRLTPSRTAPGAALLALLLVATALVVTGGSARAATLFSDNFDDGNSTGWTASGGSWSVATDGSGVLRQAGTSADARSRAGSASWTDYTVRARVKPTVFNGSNRFVALTARVQSATSYYYLALRGNNTVELKRLSNGTSTTLASAAVTVTAGTWYGLSLQVSGSTLTGRLENGPVLTATDSQYATGQVGVATFYASAHFDDVLVETVGAPSPTPTTPGPTPTTPAPTTPAPTTPAPTTPPPTGNPVPGQPDGFASVNALGQNGTTGGAGGPVVTATNATDFLNYIDTTGPLVIRVQGVIRISSKQGVRPHKTIIGVGGNAEITGGGLDFYRSYNVIVRNINFTEAEDDAINVGQESHHVWIDHNRFAGAVDGSVDIVRGADYVTVSWNHFDHSDKSMLISHSDGAGSTDIGHLKVSIHHNFFDHSRQRHPRVRFGEPVHVYNNYFLGNDLYAVASTENAGVLVEGNYFENVPFPIYSASGYADSGPGRAVQRNNIFVNSGVPETTGTVVEPSTYYAYQLQPAAGVPAAVTAGAGVGRITG; this comes from the coding sequence ATGAACCTCCACCAGGGCACAAGACGCCTCACCCCGTCGCGTACCGCGCCCGGCGCAGCCCTGCTCGCGCTCCTGCTGGTCGCCACCGCGCTCGTGGTCACCGGCGGCTCCGCGCGGGCGGCCACCCTGTTCAGCGACAACTTCGACGACGGAAACTCCACCGGCTGGACCGCCTCCGGCGGCAGCTGGAGCGTTGCCACCGACGGCAGCGGCGTGCTGCGTCAGGCCGGCACCAGCGCCGACGCGCGCTCCCGGGCCGGGTCAGCGAGCTGGACCGACTACACCGTGCGGGCCCGGGTCAAGCCGACCGTCTTCAACGGGAGCAACCGGTTCGTCGCGCTCACCGCCCGGGTCCAGTCCGCCACCAGCTACTACTACCTCGCCCTGCGCGGCAACAACACGGTCGAACTCAAGCGGCTCAGCAACGGTACGTCGACCACCCTCGCCAGCGCCGCGGTCACCGTCACGGCCGGCACCTGGTACGGCCTCAGCCTCCAGGTCAGTGGCTCGACGCTGACCGGTCGGCTGGAGAACGGTCCGGTGCTCACCGCCACCGACAGCCAGTACGCCACCGGCCAGGTCGGGGTGGCCACCTTCTACGCCAGCGCCCACTTCGACGACGTACTGGTGGAGACGGTGGGCGCCCCCTCGCCGACCCCGACCACTCCGGGACCGACCCCGACCACGCCCGCCCCGACCACCCCGGCACCGACCACCCCGGCACCGACCACCCCGCCGCCGACCGGCAACCCGGTGCCGGGCCAGCCGGACGGCTTCGCCAGCGTCAACGCGCTCGGCCAGAACGGCACCACCGGCGGTGCCGGCGGACCGGTGGTGACCGCCACCAACGCCACCGACTTCCTGAACTACATCGACACCACCGGGCCACTGGTGATTCGGGTGCAGGGCGTGATCCGGATCAGCAGCAAGCAGGGCGTACGCCCACACAAGACGATCATCGGGGTCGGTGGCAACGCCGAGATCACCGGTGGTGGGCTCGACTTCTACCGGTCGTACAACGTGATCGTGCGCAACATCAACTTCACCGAGGCGGAGGATGACGCGATCAACGTCGGGCAGGAGTCGCACCACGTCTGGATCGACCACAACCGGTTCGCCGGCGCGGTCGACGGCTCGGTCGACATCGTCCGGGGCGCCGACTACGTCACCGTCTCCTGGAACCACTTCGACCACTCCGACAAGAGCATGCTGATCAGCCACTCGGACGGGGCCGGCTCCACCGACATCGGGCACCTCAAGGTGAGCATCCACCACAACTTCTTCGACCACTCCCGGCAACGCCACCCGAGGGTCCGGTTCGGTGAGCCGGTGCACGTCTACAACAACTACTTCCTCGGCAACGACCTGTACGCGGTCGCGTCCACCGAGAACGCGGGCGTGCTGGTGGAGGGGAACTACTTCGAGAACGTGCCGTTCCCGATCTACTCCGCCAGCGGCTACGCCGACAGCGGACCCGGCCGGGCGGTGCAACGGAACAACATCTTCGTCAACTCCGGCGTACCGGAGACGACCGGGACCGTGGTCGAACCAAGCACCTACTACGCGTACCAGCTCCAACCGGCGGCGGGTGTGCCGGCGGCGGTCACCGCTGGCGCGGGCGTCGGTCGGATCACCGGCTGA
- a CDS encoding cytochrome P450 family protein — MTGQAAAAPPSSPFDAAFVADPYPTYAALREAGPVHQVTLPDGSAVWLVTRYADVRAALADQRLSLDKANSDGSWRGFSLPPALDANLLNMDPPNHTRIRRLIAQAFGPQRIAGLRPRVEAAAQELLDRVAAHGHADLVADFAGPLPVTVISDLLGVPEADRAALRGWTDVMLSPPADDPRAGARVIMRLQEFLVALIADKRRQPGDDLLSAMIAARDTEADGGTDRLSEDELTSLAFLVLFAGYENSVHLIGTGLLALLRHPEQLDAVRAAPELPAGAVEELLRYEPPAPVAFRRFPLTDVTIGGVHIPAGAAILVNVAAANRDPLRFDQPELLDVNRSDSGHLTLGHGIHYCVGAPLARLELQVAIGAVIRRFPKLTLAVDPADLSWRPSFRTRGLRSLPVTF, encoded by the coding sequence GTGACAGGACAAGCCGCCGCAGCCCCACCCTCCTCGCCGTTCGACGCCGCTTTTGTCGCCGACCCGTACCCGACCTACGCCGCGTTGCGCGAGGCCGGTCCGGTGCATCAGGTGACGCTGCCGGACGGCAGCGCCGTCTGGCTGGTCACCCGCTACGCGGACGTCCGCGCGGCCCTCGCCGACCAGCGACTCTCCCTGGACAAGGCGAACTCGGACGGTTCCTGGCGTGGGTTCTCGCTGCCCCCGGCGCTGGACGCGAACCTGCTCAACATGGACCCGCCGAACCACACCCGGATCCGCCGGCTGATCGCCCAGGCGTTCGGCCCCCAGCGGATCGCCGGCCTGCGTCCCCGGGTGGAGGCGGCGGCGCAGGAACTGCTCGACCGGGTCGCCGCCCACGGCCACGCCGACCTGGTCGCCGACTTCGCCGGCCCGCTGCCGGTCACCGTCATCAGCGACCTGCTCGGGGTTCCCGAGGCGGATCGGGCGGCCCTGCGTGGTTGGACCGACGTGATGCTCAGCCCGCCCGCCGACGATCCACGGGCCGGCGCCCGGGTGATCATGCGGTTGCAGGAGTTCCTGGTGGCGCTGATCGCCGACAAGCGGCGGCAGCCCGGCGACGACCTGCTCTCCGCGATGATCGCCGCCCGTGACACCGAGGCGGACGGCGGCACCGACCGGCTCAGCGAGGACGAGCTGACCTCACTGGCCTTCCTGGTGCTTTTCGCCGGCTACGAGAACTCGGTGCACCTGATCGGCACCGGCCTTCTCGCCCTGCTGCGCCACCCGGAACAGCTCGACGCGGTGCGTGCGGCACCCGAACTGCCCGCCGGTGCGGTCGAGGAACTGCTGCGCTACGAACCGCCGGCACCGGTGGCCTTCCGCCGCTTCCCGCTCACCGACGTCACCATCGGTGGGGTGCACATCCCGGCCGGCGCCGCCATCCTGGTCAACGTGGCCGCCGCGAATCGCGACCCGCTCCGGTTCGACCAGCCGGAGCTGCTCGACGTGAACCGCTCGGACAGCGGTCACCTGACCCTGGGGCACGGCATCCACTACTGCGTCGGCGCCCCGCTGGCCCGGCTCGAACTCCAGGTCGCGATCGGTGCCGTGATCCGGCGCTTCCCGAAGCTCACGCTGGCGGTCGACCCGGCTGACCTGTCCTGGCGCCCGAGCTTCCGCACCCGTGGCCTGCGCAGCCTTCCCGTCACCTTCTGA
- a CDS encoding pectate lyase → MTAPTPTISTARRRAPRWRALASAGLAATLAAALATTTGTAQAAPLFGDNFDDGNHNGWSSSGGSWSVVTDGSGALRQASTGADARVRAGATNWTNYRVTARVKPTAFGTGERLAGVAARAQGSGSYYYLGVRGDGAAVLGKVAAGTTTVLASAPLPVSLGTWYALSLEVNGGTLTGRVDGGNPLTATDGQYAQGQIGLLGRYAAANFDDVAVESGPAGPTPSSPVPTTPGPTPTTPAPTTPAPTTPAPTGTPTTPVTGPADGFASVNALGQNGTTGGAGGPVVTAYTSAQFLDYIARPGPYVIQVVGTITLPTGTSDGMHNVTSDKTIVGVGATATLSGGGLNIGLPVSDTISSPPPDAVHNVIIRNLHLTGATDDLLNVQMFSHHIWIDHNEFSNGDDGAVDIKRGSDFVTVSWNNFHDHDKTLLLSHDEDAGAQDLGRLRVTYHHNYFNRSDQRHPRVRFSHLTHVYNNYYYDNSYGVASTYDAGVLVEGNYFYSVNNPGRVEFSGDLGRIVERGNILVDCNHPIETRGTVTEPSTYYSYRLDAAADIPTIVPAGAGVGKLG, encoded by the coding sequence GTGACCGCACCCACCCCCACCATTTCCACCGCGCGGCGGCGAGCGCCGCGCTGGCGTGCCCTGGCCTCGGCCGGGCTCGCCGCCACACTCGCCGCCGCCCTGGCCACCACCACCGGCACCGCGCAGGCGGCGCCGCTGTTCGGCGACAACTTCGACGACGGAAACCACAACGGATGGAGCAGTTCCGGCGGCTCGTGGAGCGTCGTCACCGACGGCAGCGGCGCGCTGCGCCAGGCCAGCACCGGCGCCGACGCCCGGGTTCGGGCCGGCGCCACGAACTGGACCAACTACAGGGTCACCGCCCGGGTGAAACCCACCGCCTTCGGCACCGGCGAGCGGTTGGCCGGGGTCGCGGCCCGTGCGCAGGGCAGCGGCAGCTACTACTACCTCGGCGTACGCGGCGACGGTGCGGCTGTGCTCGGCAAGGTCGCCGCCGGCACCACCACGGTCCTGGCCAGCGCCCCGCTGCCGGTCAGCCTCGGCACCTGGTACGCGTTGAGTCTCGAGGTCAACGGCGGCACGCTGACCGGCCGGGTCGACGGCGGCAACCCGCTGACCGCAACCGACGGCCAGTACGCCCAGGGCCAGATCGGCCTGCTCGGGCGGTACGCCGCCGCCAACTTCGACGACGTGGCAGTGGAGTCCGGGCCCGCCGGGCCCACCCCGTCCAGCCCGGTCCCGACCACACCCGGCCCGACGCCGACCACACCCGCACCCACCACACCGGCGCCGACGACCCCCGCCCCGACCGGCACCCCGACCACCCCGGTCACCGGCCCGGCCGACGGCTTCGCCAGCGTCAACGCGCTCGGCCAGAACGGCACCACCGGTGGCGCCGGCGGGCCGGTCGTCACCGCCTACACCAGCGCCCAGTTCCTCGACTACATCGCCCGCCCCGGCCCGTACGTCATCCAGGTGGTTGGCACGATCACCCTGCCCACCGGCACCAGCGACGGCATGCACAACGTCACCTCGGACAAGACGATCGTCGGGGTCGGCGCCACCGCCACCCTCTCCGGTGGCGGGCTCAACATCGGCCTACCGGTCAGCGACACCATCAGCTCGCCGCCACCGGACGCGGTCCACAACGTCATCATCCGCAACCTGCACCTCACCGGAGCGACCGACGACCTGCTCAACGTGCAGATGTTCAGCCACCACATCTGGATCGACCACAACGAGTTCTCCAACGGAGACGACGGTGCGGTCGACATCAAACGCGGCTCCGACTTCGTCACGGTCTCCTGGAACAACTTCCACGACCACGACAAGACCCTGCTGCTCTCGCACGACGAGGACGCCGGGGCGCAGGACCTCGGACGGCTGCGGGTCACCTACCACCACAACTACTTCAACCGCTCCGACCAGCGCCACCCTCGGGTGCGGTTCTCCCACCTCACCCACGTCTACAACAACTACTACTACGACAACAGCTACGGGGTCGCCTCCACGTACGACGCCGGGGTGCTGGTCGAGGGGAACTACTTCTACAGCGTGAACAACCCGGGGCGGGTCGAGTTCAGCGGTGACCTCGGCCGGATCGTCGAGCGGGGCAACATCCTCGTCGACTGCAACCACCCGATCGAGACCCGGGGCACCGTCACCGAGCCGAGCACCTACTACAGCTACCGCCTCGACGCCGCCGCCGACATCCCGACCATCGTCCCGGCCGGTGCCGGGGTGGGAAAGCTGGGCTGA